A genomic segment from Microbulbifer elongatus encodes:
- the ltrA gene encoding group II intron reverse transcriptase/maturase — protein MGRQKSAEAIVDLSPQVEGRNMLEIGNPEFSMTDANTAKQEQLVADIYPRGWYPMGKPSVVPDVTVDEDPFPEETGDLMTDVVVRANMHAAYKRVMRNKGAPGVDGVTVDKLKAQLQTHWPKTREALLAGDYRPQTIRAVDIPKPDGGTRTLGIPTVMDRLIQQAIHQVLNPLYDPVFSEHSYGYRPGRSAGDAVRQARKHIAAGCGWVVDLDLEKFFDRVNHDILMSRLARRIKDKRLLKLIRRYLEAGMMIGGLETARYQGMPQGGPLSPLLSNILLDELDQELEARGHRFCRYADDCNIYVKSERAGKRVLESVSRFLSRRLKLKINPSKSDVARPSRRTFLGYTVYGSNSNARLKIAPKSIVRLKGNLKERFRRGRGLSLLKLVKSLNPVLRGWMNYYRHTRVTGILRELDIWIRRHIRKILWRQWKRPSTRMRMLVRLGLSVERAWKSSVNGRGAWWNAGAMHLRHALPNRFFARAGLMSVVAQYHRLLSTT, from the coding sequence ATGGGACGACAGAAGTCAGCAGAAGCCATAGTAGATCTGTCACCGCAGGTTGAAGGGCGGAACATGTTGGAAATTGGAAACCCCGAGTTCTCGATGACGGACGCAAACACCGCAAAACAAGAACAGCTTGTTGCCGACATCTATCCCAGAGGGTGGTACCCGATGGGCAAGCCGTCGGTGGTGCCAGACGTCACGGTGGATGAAGACCCGTTTCCAGAAGAGACCGGTGACCTGATGACGGACGTGGTGGTGCGAGCCAACATGCACGCCGCCTACAAACGGGTCATGCGCAACAAAGGCGCTCCGGGTGTAGACGGTGTAACCGTCGACAAGCTGAAAGCTCAGCTACAGACACATTGGCCAAAGACCAGAGAAGCTTTATTGGCAGGTGATTATCGGCCGCAGACCATCAGGGCGGTGGATATCCCCAAGCCCGATGGCGGAACCAGAACCCTGGGCATCCCCACGGTAATGGATCGGCTGATCCAGCAGGCCATACATCAAGTGCTCAACCCTCTCTACGATCCAGTGTTCTCCGAGCACAGCTACGGCTATCGCCCGGGGCGCAGCGCCGGAGACGCCGTCAGGCAAGCGCGCAAACACATTGCCGCAGGCTGTGGCTGGGTCGTGGATCTGGATCTCGAGAAGTTCTTTGACCGGGTCAATCACGACATCTTGATGTCGCGGCTGGCACGGAGAATCAAGGACAAGCGGCTGCTCAAACTGATCCGCCGTTATCTCGAGGCGGGTATGATGATCGGCGGACTGGAAACCGCTCGCTACCAGGGCATGCCTCAAGGCGGACCTCTCTCTCCATTGCTATCCAATATCCTGCTGGATGAATTGGATCAGGAACTGGAAGCCCGAGGGCACCGCTTCTGTCGTTATGCTGATGACTGCAATATCTACGTCAAAAGCGAACGCGCAGGTAAGAGGGTGCTCGAGTCTGTCAGTCGCTTTCTGTCGCGCCGACTGAAGCTCAAGATAAACCCGAGCAAAAGTGATGTTGCGCGCCCGAGCCGACGTACCTTCTTGGGGTACACCGTGTACGGGAGCAACTCAAACGCGCGGCTAAAGATTGCGCCGAAGTCGATAGTGCGGCTCAAGGGTAACCTGAAAGAGCGGTTCAGGCGTGGAAGAGGGCTAAGCCTGCTGAAGCTGGTGAAGAGCCTTAATCCAGTGCTGCGTGGTTGGATGAACTACTACCGCCACACGCGAGTGACAGGAATCTTGCGAGAACTGGATATCTGGATACGCCGCCACATACGCAAAATCCTATGGCGTCAGTGGAAACGTCCGTCTACCCGGATGCGGATGCTGGTTCGGTTGGGATTAAGTGTGGAGCGTGCGTGGAAAAGCTCAGTGAACGGCCGGGGAGCTTGGTGGAATGCAGGCGCAATGCACCTGCGACATGCACTGCCAAATCGTTTCTTTGCTCGAGCTGGTCTGATGTCCGTGGTTGCTCAGTACCACCGGCTCTTAAGTACAACATGA